One window of Triticum dicoccoides isolate Atlit2015 ecotype Zavitan chromosome 5A, WEW_v2.0, whole genome shotgun sequence genomic DNA carries:
- the LOC119298174 gene encoding CASP-like protein 1U1: MAEMSGAKAGSLALRIVALALSVGAAVVMGSVVSYNSALVYFVVGSVVSAVCSALALYLFVVHGGGGSIAVALLDAAAQALLFSAFSAALAARGCFASGANAFRGRAGIAAAVGACAAAAVLVAALAGNAPSRARGGGAAGGSGCKHGCSSPGC; this comes from the exons ATGGCCGAGATGAGCGGAGCGAAGGCGGGCAGCCTCGCCTTGCGCATCGTGGCGCTGGCGCTGTCGGTGGGCGCCGCCGTCGTGATGGGCAGCGTCGTCTCCTACAACAGCGCTCTGGT CTACTTCGTGGTGGGCAGCGTCGTCTCGGCCGTCTGCTCGGCGCTGGCGCTCTACCTGTTCGTCGTGCACGGGGGCGGCGGCTCGATCGCCGTGGCGCTCCTCGACGCCGCCGCGCAGGCCCTCCTGTTCTCGGCGTTCAGCGCGGCGCTCGCCGCGCGCGGCTGCTTCGCCAGCGGGGCGAACGCGTTCCGCGGGAGGGCGGGCATCGCGGCGGCCGTTGGCGCGTGCGCGgccgcggccgtcttggtcgcggcgCTGGCAGGGAACGCGCCCTCCCGCGCCCGCGGCGGGGGCGCTGCCGGTGGCTCTGGCTGCAAACACGGATGCTCTAGCCCCGGCTGCTAG